From the genome of Anopheles funestus chromosome 2RL, idAnoFuneDA-416_04, whole genome shotgun sequence:
GCAAAGCGTTTAATCACTAGGAGAAACTTGAACACACGAAGCGCGAGCCTCGTACTTTGCGTTACAACAAACAGCATAACACAGCGGCAGATGGCGATTATCAAATGGGGAGTGACGTAGAACTAAAGCAGCACAGTGTCGAATGCTACACGGTGTGTAACACGGTAGAAGATCAGCATATTATTCAAACAAGAACTTAAGATAATTTCGCACCGAATGTACCAACAAAATTGAACATCTTGTTATGCGGATGGGGAACACATTAAATTCCACAAGATCAGTAGGTGGTGTTGGGGAAGCATCCAATGCCATTAGCGTTCTGGTGGCATATGATGAGGTCTTACATTTCGCATCGTTTCCATTTGGAAGTGAATTAAGTGCATGTAAAACATTCGTGAATAAATACACCACGGTATGGGATGTACAATCCAATGTGCAAGGATGTTATTTGTGAGATTGTGCTTGACCAAGGGAAACTTAATCTCATAATTCTatgaaagaaattgaaatgtttcttttattttcattacattaaGCTTCAATATTATCAATTAAACGGCGTAACTCTTGCACCTTTGCCGAACTGCACACCTTTAAGGGCAAAGCATCGACGTTCGTTGCTCCCATCGGTAATGCTCTGGTTGTATCATCGGATGGTTTCACAATGCTTGCGGATCCATGTATCGCATCGCATCCGGTTAGTTGTAAAACTTGCAATGCATTTCCCGCAGATATCCCGGAGCCAGGCATTAATTGGAGGGATTTACCAGTAACCTAAAacgatttcaaaattttcactgtcctgtgttttttttataaaccgGTTCTTATACGTTACCTTCGCTATGTTCATGGTCATAGCCTTCATGTTCGCGATCGTTTCCATCCCCTGTTCAGCCGTTGGTTTTAAGCCACTCGTAAGGACAGTCGAAAATCCTAGCTGCGCTACGAGATTAAGATTCTCTTCCAGTAGTCGTTCATCCGTGCAGTCAATAGCACGATGAAAAGTCATTGGCAGTTTCCCGGCCGCGGCAACAATTTGCTCGCAATGTTCCCGATGCACCCTACCGGATGAGGGTTCTAGTGCACCAAAAACGAACCCATCGGCACCGTATTGTTTCAACATTTCTAAATCCCAAAGCATCACGTTCATTTCCTGCTCGGAGTAACAAAAATCGCTGCCTCTTCTGCAGCGTATCATGCAGTACACGGGAATGATCTTTGTTGGGTCATTTTGCTCGGATAGGTATTGTTTAATTTGCCGCAATAATCCAACCGTTGGTGTTAATCCACCTTCACTGAGTGCCGAACACAGTTCTAGCCTATCCGCGCCACCTTGAATCGCTGCAACGGCAGATTCGTATGTATCGACACAAATCTCCACCAGAATgtgcatgtttttttgcaagtgattcctttttgtttactgtttgTTTAGGGCAAACTGTTTGGAGAATCTTGATGGAATGTTGACAAATTTactattgtttcgtttcgtgaaAAGTTACACAGTTGCAGTTCAAAATCATAAGCCCAACTTGGAAGCTATCCACCTCAAACAGGAGCTAATGTAGACCACAAATATTTCATACTATCgcaaaggaaatattttaaattaacaaaaagtaaattttaaaacaattccttcTACTACACGTCACTACATATGATCGGCTAGTTGTTTCGACCAGTGTGCATCTGTCAGTGCACATCACAACACCAAACtatcaacaacaacataatCCTCGCCCTCCCAGCTCAACCACCCACTCTTTAAAATATGCGCAATCGCCGTCTATCTAAACACCACAAAACCGGCTTCGGTTCTgttgaatttcatttcccaCGATACTTCGTCCGCAGCTTGTCGAACGTCAGCGTAGCCAGCATAGGCCAGTGCTTGGGAGATTAGTTTGGTCAGAGTGTGAATGTTGCCGATCCGTAGCAACTCCCTCGTTTCGGCATTGTTTTTCGGTATTGTTTAAGTTATGTGACGAATACGCATTGGTAGCCGGAACACTGCTGGAATGTAGTATTAAAACATTGAAGTCGCAGTAATTATAGTGCGATTCAAGTGGACCAACCAAGTGATGCACCAAACTGTTGGAAGCTGTGCTCGGGAAAAGTTATCAATGGGGTACGTATCTATGTGGCAATGGGCTCGATTCGTTGTAGGTGAGTAGTGACGCATTTTCTAATGGCCATCGGACAATAAGACGAAAGGAGAAAGTGACCCAGCTGGTGGGCCTGTTGTGCGAATGCATGCCGTACAGCAACAGACAGGTAGCAGAACTGCAGTGCGCAATGCAGCAACTATTAATATTGCAATGCATCACGATGTGTCGAGTGGGTTGCAATGTTGCATTTACACGTTCTTACTAGCTTCATATTTCAATTCTGCTATAAAGTGATCACTTAATAAGACGAGTTTGTAAAACCATGCAGTTTGAATTTCCCGCACAAAGTGg
Proteins encoded in this window:
- the LOC125765127 gene encoding copper homeostasis protein cutC homolog — translated: MHILVEICVDTYESAVAAIQGGADRLELCSALSEGGLTPTVGLLRQIKQYLSEQNDPTKIIPVYCMIRCRRGSDFCYSEQEMNVMLWDLEMLKQYGADGFVFGALEPSSGRVHREHCEQIVAAAGKLPMTFHRAIDCTDERLLEENLNLVAQLGFSTVLTSGLKPTAEQGMETIANMKAMTMNIAKVTGKSLQLMPGSGISAGNALQVLQLTGCDAIHGSASIVKPSDDTTRALPMGATNVDALPLKVCSSAKVQELRRLIDNIEA